A window of Corallococcus macrosporus DSM 14697 contains these coding sequences:
- a CDS encoding MYXO-CTERM sorting domain-containing protein: MAFLATGTVTNQGLISAQGMGLRGGAFANHPERFGCTDLDVPPEAGGAYKGEGLRVGRFGTAAGRGSVAGEGGGGNCHNAGGGGGGNGGRGGVGGRTSEADLARDVGGLGGAPAQYSLVEKFVFGSGGGAGEGNDDLGSGGGAGGGAVLIRARAISGTGRFTVDGQAAEHTPGDDGAGGGGAGGVLILRAQESLGCGSAKAGGGNGGDVTYPDWLLGPGGGGGGGGMLLQGVTVSCPGSVPGGSAGTVATADGGTHGAGVGTEGFVEEYLTAYRTPTMPAVISPVSGAVGLPHRPRFEGRADPGVRVLVFVDGVERVQVGSGADGLFVAGIPAPQPPLDVGMHTVHVVTESLGAYSEPSEPVSFSVAATLEDGGVVVEPILVIPQDGETVGTTPLFAGVAPNGLTVGIEVDNGPEVIIPVDGAGRFRYQWPAETPLSPGPHFVTVHSHNEAGVSGPYSQASRFESQAGADGGTPGDAGTSGDAGTSGDAGTSGQDAGTQPGDGGTQVPEDGWPVLVVPEEGEVVDSTPLFAGAATAGATVVIEVDGSEVATVTADDTGAFRYQVPPERALPVGAHSVAAQEHLVTSSRAPARSRSTGFEVRGPAALDVGCGCGASPVGVVGSWALLVGLAGLSRRRRG, translated from the coding sequence GTGGCCTTCCTCGCCACGGGCACGGTGACGAACCAGGGCCTCATCAGCGCGCAAGGGATGGGCTTGCGCGGCGGCGCGTTCGCCAACCACCCGGAGCGCTTCGGTTGCACCGACCTGGACGTCCCCCCCGAGGCTGGCGGGGCCTACAAGGGGGAGGGCCTTCGGGTGGGCCGCTTCGGTACGGCCGCGGGGCGCGGCTCCGTGGCCGGCGAAGGCGGCGGCGGCAACTGCCACAACGCGGGAGGGGGCGGCGGTGGAAATGGGGGCCGGGGCGGCGTGGGAGGCCGCACGTCGGAGGCGGACCTGGCGCGGGACGTGGGTGGGTTGGGTGGCGCGCCCGCGCAGTACTCGCTCGTGGAGAAGTTCGTCTTCGGGAGCGGCGGTGGCGCGGGGGAGGGCAATGACGACCTGGGCTCGGGCGGCGGCGCGGGCGGTGGCGCGGTGCTCATCCGGGCGCGGGCGATTTCGGGCACGGGGCGCTTCACCGTGGATGGGCAGGCCGCCGAGCACACGCCGGGCGACGATGGCGCGGGGGGCGGTGGCGCGGGCGGTGTCCTCATCCTTCGCGCGCAGGAGTCGCTGGGCTGCGGGAGCGCCAAGGCCGGGGGCGGCAATGGCGGCGACGTCACCTATCCGGACTGGCTTCTGGGGCCGGGTGGGGGCGGCGGTGGTGGCGGCATGCTGCTGCAGGGGGTGACGGTGTCGTGCCCTGGGAGCGTGCCAGGCGGCTCCGCTGGGACCGTCGCGACGGCCGATGGTGGAACGCACGGCGCGGGCGTGGGGACCGAGGGCTTCGTCGAGGAGTACCTCACGGCCTACCGCACGCCCACGATGCCGGCGGTCATCTCGCCTGTGTCCGGAGCGGTGGGGTTGCCGCACCGGCCGCGCTTCGAGGGCCGGGCGGACCCTGGCGTTCGCGTCCTCGTGTTCGTCGATGGCGTCGAACGGGTCCAGGTGGGCTCGGGCGCGGACGGCCTGTTCGTCGCGGGCATCCCCGCGCCGCAGCCGCCGCTCGATGTCGGCATGCACACGGTCCACGTGGTGACGGAGTCCTTGGGGGCCTACAGCGAGCCCTCCGAGCCCGTGTCGTTCTCCGTCGCCGCCACCTTGGAGGACGGTGGCGTGGTGGTGGAGCCCATCCTGGTGATTCCGCAGGACGGTGAGACGGTGGGGACCACGCCGCTGTTCGCGGGGGTCGCGCCCAACGGGCTGACGGTGGGCATCGAGGTGGACAACGGCCCCGAGGTCATCATCCCCGTGGATGGCGCGGGCCGCTTCCGTTACCAGTGGCCCGCCGAGACACCCCTGTCGCCGGGGCCTCACTTCGTCACCGTGCATTCCCACAACGAGGCGGGCGTGAGCGGCCCGTATTCACAGGCCAGCCGCTTCGAATCCCAAGCCGGGGCGGACGGGGGCACGCCCGGTGACGCAGGCACGTCCGGTGACGCAGGCACGTCCGGTGACGCAGGCACGTCCGGGCAGGACGCGGGGACGCAGCCAGGAGACGGCGGCACCCAGGTGCCGGAGGACGGCTGGCCGGTGCTGGTGGTGCCTGAAGAAGGCGAGGTGGTGGACTCCACGCCGCTCTTCGCGGGCGCGGCGACGGCGGGCGCCACGGTGGTCATCGAGGTGGATGGCAGCGAGGTCGCCACGGTGACGGCCGATGACACCGGCGCCTTCCGCTATCAGGTGCCCCCTGAGCGCGCGCTGCCGGTGGGCGCGCACAGCGTGGCGGCGCAGGAGCACCTCGTCACCTCCAGCCGGGCGCCGGCGCGCTCACGGTCCACCGGCTTCGAGGTGCGGGGGCCCGCGGCGCTCGACGTGGGCTGCGGCTGCGGCGCATCCCCCGTGGGCGTGGTGGGCTCCTGGGCGCTGCTGGTGGGGCTGGCCGGCCTGTCGCGGCGGCGTCGCGGATAG
- a CDS encoding TIGR00266 family protein, with translation MTRMHEVDFHIYGEDLQFVEVELDPGEAAVAEAGTLMYMEDGIEMETIFGDGSEKTGGFFGSLLGAGKRLLTGESLFTTVFLNKSGRGKRKVSFAAPYPGKIIPVNLSELGGELIAQKDSFLAAAKGVSLGIAFQKKLGTGLFGGEGFIMQRLQGDGLAFIHAGGTLHERTLGPGELLRVDTGCIVAFQPTVDYDIQMVSGIKTAFFGGEGLFFATLRGPGKVWLQSLPFSRLAGRILSASRPGGATGEGSVLGGVGLGSLLGDD, from the coding sequence ATGACACGCATGCACGAAGTGGACTTCCACATCTACGGCGAGGACCTGCAGTTCGTCGAGGTGGAGCTGGACCCGGGAGAAGCCGCGGTCGCCGAAGCCGGCACCCTCATGTACATGGAGGACGGCATCGAGATGGAGACCATCTTCGGTGACGGCTCGGAGAAGACGGGCGGCTTCTTCGGCTCGCTGCTCGGCGCGGGCAAGCGCCTGCTGACGGGCGAGTCCCTCTTCACCACCGTCTTCCTCAACAAGAGCGGCCGCGGCAAGCGCAAGGTGTCCTTCGCCGCGCCCTACCCGGGCAAAATCATCCCGGTGAACCTGAGCGAGCTGGGCGGCGAGCTCATCGCGCAGAAGGACAGCTTCCTCGCGGCGGCCAAGGGCGTGTCGCTGGGCATCGCCTTCCAGAAGAAGCTGGGCACCGGCCTGTTCGGCGGCGAGGGCTTCATCATGCAGCGGCTCCAGGGAGACGGGCTCGCCTTCATCCACGCGGGCGGCACGCTGCACGAGCGCACGCTGGGCCCCGGCGAGCTGCTCCGCGTGGACACCGGCTGCATCGTCGCGTTCCAGCCCACCGTGGACTACGACATCCAGATGGTGAGCGGCATCAAGACGGCCTTCTTCGGCGGCGAGGGGCTCTTCTTCGCCACGCTGCGCGGCCCCGGCAAGGTGTGGCTCCAGTCGCTGCCCTTCAGCCGGCTCGCGGGCCGCATCCTCTCCGCCTCGCGGCCGGGTGGCGCGACGGGAGAAGGCAGCGTGCTGGGCGGCGTCGGGCTGGGCAGCCTGCTCGGCGACGACTAG